A window from Leptothermofonsia sichuanensis E412 encodes these proteins:
- a CDS encoding ATP-dependent Clp protease ATP-binding subunit, translating into MFERFTEKAIKVIMLAQEEARRLGHNFVGTEQILLGLIGEGTGVAAKVLKSMGVNLKDARIEVEKIIGRGSGFVAVEIPFTPRAKRVLELSLEEARQLGHNYIGTEHLLLGLIREGEGVAARVLENLGVDLSKVRTQVIRMLGETAEVTSGGSQGRTKTPTLDEFGSNLTQMAAEGKLDPVVGRQKEIERVIQILGRRTKNNPVLIGEPGVGKTAIAEGLAQRIANDDVPDILEDKRVVTLDIGLLVAGTKYRGEFEERLKKIMDEIRSAGNVILVIDEVHTLIGAGAAEGAIDAANILKPALARGELQCIGATTLDEYRKHIERDAALERRFQPVMVGEPSVEETIEILRGLRERYEQHHKLKISDLALEAAAKLSDRYISDRYLPDKAIDLVDEAGSRVRLINSQLPPAAKELDKELRQVLKEKDDAVRSQNFDKAGELRDREMEIKAEIRAIAQSKKNEAAGEDASPIVDEEDIAQIVASWTGVPVNKLTESESEKLLHMEDTLHQRLIGQEEAVKAVSRAIRRARVGLKNPNRPIASFIFSGPTGVGKTELTKALAAYFFGSEEAMIRLDMSEYMERHTVSKLIGSPPGYVGYNEGGQLTEAVRRRPYTVVLFDEIEKAHPDVFNMLLQILEDGRLTDAKGRTVDFKNTLLIMTSNIGSKVIEKGGGGLGFEFSAGDAAESQYNRIRSLVNEELKQYFRPEFLNRLDEIIVFRQLNKDEVKQIADIMLKEVFNRLKDQGITLEVTERFKDRLVEEGYNPAYGARPLRRAIMRLLEDSLAEEILSGRVKDGDTAVVDVDTEGQVKVLQGEQRELLPQAAE; encoded by the coding sequence ATGTTTGAACGCTTTACAGAAAAAGCCATCAAGGTGATCATGCTTGCCCAGGAGGAAGCTCGCCGCCTGGGGCACAATTTCGTGGGTACAGAGCAGATCCTTCTGGGTCTGATTGGAGAAGGGACCGGCGTCGCCGCCAAAGTACTGAAATCGATGGGAGTCAATCTTAAAGACGCCCGGATCGAGGTAGAAAAAATCATTGGTCGAGGGTCGGGCTTTGTAGCGGTAGAAATTCCGTTTACGCCTCGGGCAAAACGAGTTTTGGAGCTATCGCTCGAAGAAGCTCGTCAACTGGGGCATAACTACATTGGCACCGAACATTTGCTTTTAGGATTGATACGAGAAGGGGAAGGAGTCGCCGCCAGAGTTTTGGAAAATCTGGGCGTAGACCTGTCCAAGGTTCGGACGCAGGTGATCCGGATGCTGGGCGAAACGGCAGAAGTGACCTCTGGTGGTAGCCAGGGGCGAACCAAAACCCCCACTCTGGATGAGTTTGGATCAAATTTGACCCAAATGGCAGCAGAGGGCAAGCTGGATCCAGTAGTTGGACGCCAGAAAGAAATTGAGCGTGTCATCCAGATTCTGGGTCGTCGCACCAAGAATAATCCAGTCCTGATTGGAGAGCCTGGTGTGGGTAAAACGGCGATCGCAGAGGGGCTTGCCCAACGTATCGCGAACGATGACGTACCAGACATTCTGGAAGATAAGCGGGTTGTTACTCTGGATATTGGTCTGCTGGTTGCAGGCACCAAATACCGGGGTGAATTTGAAGAACGTCTGAAGAAGATCATGGATGAGATCCGCTCTGCCGGAAACGTCATTTTGGTCATTGACGAGGTTCACACTCTAATTGGTGCCGGGGCAGCGGAGGGTGCCATTGATGCAGCCAATATTTTGAAGCCTGCTCTGGCACGGGGTGAACTTCAGTGTATTGGTGCCACCACATTAGATGAATACCGTAAGCACATTGAGCGGGACGCAGCTCTGGAACGTCGTTTCCAGCCAGTGATGGTGGGTGAACCGAGTGTTGAAGAAACTATCGAGATTCTGCGCGGTTTGCGAGAACGTTACGAGCAGCACCACAAACTGAAAATCTCAGACCTGGCGCTGGAAGCAGCTGCCAAGTTGTCTGACCGTTACATTTCCGATCGCTACCTGCCTGACAAGGCAATTGATTTAGTCGATGAAGCAGGTTCCCGTGTGCGCCTGATCAATTCTCAGTTACCTCCTGCCGCGAAGGAACTGGACAAGGAGTTGCGCCAGGTGTTGAAGGAAAAGGACGATGCCGTGCGTTCTCAAAACTTCGATAAAGCGGGCGAACTGCGCGACCGGGAAATGGAAATTAAAGCCGAAATCCGGGCGATCGCCCAGAGTAAGAAAAATGAAGCGGCGGGTGAAGACGCTTCTCCCATTGTGGATGAGGAAGACATTGCCCAAATTGTGGCTTCCTGGACCGGGGTTCCAGTCAACAAGCTGACCGAATCCGAGTCTGAGAAACTGCTGCATATGGAAGACACCCTGCACCAGCGGTTGATTGGTCAGGAAGAAGCGGTGAAAGCCGTTTCCCGTGCTATTCGTCGTGCCCGGGTGGGCTTGAAGAATCCCAACCGGCCAATCGCCAGCTTCATCTTTTCCGGTCCCACCGGGGTTGGTAAGACAGAACTGACGAAAGCTCTGGCGGCCTACTTCTTTGGGTCCGAAGAAGCCATGATTCGGCTGGATATGTCGGAATACATGGAGCGTCACACGGTTTCCAAGCTGATTGGTTCGCCTCCAGGTTACGTGGGCTACAACGAGGGTGGTCAGTTGACTGAAGCGGTTCGTCGCCGTCCTTACACGGTAGTCCTGTTCGACGAAATCGAAAAGGCACACCCTGATGTCTTCAACATGCTGCTGCAAATCCTGGAAGACGGTCGTCTTACCGATGCCAAAGGTCGCACAGTAGACTTCAAAAATACGCTACTGATTATGACCTCCAACATTGGTTCTAAGGTGATCGAGAAAGGCGGCGGCGGTCTGGGCTTTGAGTTCTCCGCTGGAGATGCCGCAGAGTCCCAGTACAATCGCATTCGTTCCCTGGTCAATGAGGAACTGAAGCAGTACTTCCGTCCTGAATTCCTCAACCGTCTGGATGAAATCATTGTCTTCCGTCAGTTGAACAAGGACGAAGTGAAGCAGATTGCCGACATCATGCTGAAGGAAGTCTTCAACCGCCTGAAGGATCAGGGCATTACCCTGGAAGTCACCGAGCGGTTCAAGGATCGCCTGGTGGAAGAAGGGTACAACCCTGCCTATGGTGCCCGTCCTCTGCGCCGCGCTATTATGCGTCTGTTGGAAGATTCCCTGGCTGAAGAAATCCTATCGGGTCGTGTCAAGGATGGAGATACGGCTGTCGTTGATGTGGATACCGAAGGGCAGGTGAAAGTTCTGCAAGGAGAGCAACGGGAACTTCTACCACAGGCGGCTGAGTAA
- a CDS encoding sensor domain-containing phosphodiesterase, whose product MALSSQDCNRLSTTLTELEREALETTTLLPFLNSVLGRITQVLNVDYAEVLEIEGEYQVPVQHAGADWGNNVTEPIRIEPGSQSEYLLQSWKPVMIENWETETRFLPLQRLQEHSVISSLSVLIQGHPQPYGILGAHATVQHHFTADEVLFLQAIAGIIAATRQRLQAAIVHQRLTSEITALQRIEVLLRQSEERYALIANASNDGIWDWNLETNEVYFSSRWKAMLGYQDDEIGTHLDDWFDRLHPDDRDLVRQEVTRHCEGLTACFESQYRLLHRDGTYRWMLSRGLAIRSAVGNIHRLIGSQTDITARKVGEEQLRYNALHDGLTGLANRTLFMERLEHAIALAKRHENYDFAVVFLDLDRFKVINDSLGHMVGDQLLVTIAHRLKGCLRSSDTCARLGGDEFAILLEYPQGSSEAIRVVERMQQMLKTPFNLNGQEVFANASIGLILSAMNYDQPEDLIRDADTAMYRAKALGRGRYEVFTQEMHEHAVSLLQLEMDLRKAIEHQEFVVFYQPVIELRTGKVTGFEALVRWQHPERGLISPAEFIPVAEETGLILSIGRWVLYESCRQMKQWQQQQPTNPPLTISVNISRKQFSQPDLIQQIETILNETGLDPQCLKLEITESAIMEDAGSATNLMQQIKTLGVQLVMDDFGTGYSSLSHLHLFPIDTLKIDPSFVHKADTDLEKVEIIRTVISLAWNLGIDVVAEGIETKRQMSQLKLLKCDLAQGYLFSKPLTQEAATSFLEQGNAFFDTKQ is encoded by the coding sequence ATGGCTTTATCTTCTCAAGACTGCAATCGACTTAGCACAACTCTCACTGAGTTGGAGCGAGAGGCCCTGGAAACAACAACCCTCTTGCCTTTCCTGAATTCTGTCCTGGGTCGCATTACGCAGGTTTTGAATGTAGATTATGCAGAGGTTTTGGAAATCGAGGGGGAGTATCAGGTTCCAGTCCAGCACGCTGGAGCAGACTGGGGCAATAACGTGACGGAACCGATCAGGATTGAGCCTGGTTCGCAATCCGAGTATTTGCTCCAATCCTGGAAGCCAGTGATGATCGAAAATTGGGAAACTGAAACTCGCTTTTTGCCGCTTCAACGTTTACAGGAGCATTCTGTTATCAGCAGCCTCAGCGTGCTGATTCAAGGACATCCCCAACCCTATGGTATTCTTGGCGCACACGCCACAGTTCAGCATCATTTTACAGCCGATGAAGTGCTATTTTTGCAGGCGATCGCCGGTATCATTGCCGCAACCCGCCAGCGTTTGCAGGCCGCGATCGTTCACCAGAGATTGACCAGTGAGATCACTGCGCTTCAGAGAATAGAGGTTCTTCTGCGCCAGAGTGAGGAACGCTATGCCTTGATTGCCAATGCATCCAACGATGGGATATGGGACTGGAACCTGGAAACGAATGAAGTTTACTTCTCTTCCCGATGGAAAGCTATGCTGGGCTATCAGGATGATGAAATTGGCACCCATCTGGATGATTGGTTTGATCGACTGCACCCCGACGATCGGGATCTGGTCAGACAGGAAGTGACCCGTCACTGTGAAGGCTTGACGGCCTGTTTTGAAAGTCAGTACCGTCTTTTGCATCGCGATGGGACCTATCGCTGGATGTTGAGCCGGGGCTTAGCCATTCGGTCAGCGGTGGGAAATATCCATCGTCTGATTGGTTCCCAGACTGATATTACAGCCCGCAAAGTTGGTGAGGAACAGTTACGTTACAATGCACTCCACGATGGGCTGACAGGGCTTGCCAACCGGACCTTATTTATGGAGCGGCTGGAACACGCGATCGCTCTTGCCAAACGGCATGAGAATTATGATTTTGCCGTAGTGTTTCTCGATCTGGATCGGTTCAAAGTGATTAATGACAGCCTGGGGCATATGGTTGGTGATCAGTTATTAGTGACCATTGCCCACCGGCTTAAGGGCTGTCTCCGGTCCAGTGATACCTGTGCCCGTTTGGGTGGAGACGAATTTGCCATTTTGCTGGAATATCCCCAGGGGAGTTCTGAGGCCATCAGGGTGGTCGAGCGAATGCAGCAGATGCTGAAAACGCCCTTCAACTTAAATGGGCAAGAAGTATTTGCCAATGCCAGTATTGGGCTGATCCTGAGTGCTATGAACTATGACCAGCCAGAGGATCTGATCCGGGATGCGGATACGGCAATGTATCGGGCAAAAGCCCTGGGACGGGGGCGCTATGAAGTGTTCACGCAAGAAATGCATGAACATGCGGTGTCATTGCTGCAACTGGAAATGGATCTACGCAAAGCGATCGAACACCAGGAGTTTGTCGTGTTTTATCAGCCGGTCATTGAATTAAGAACGGGCAAAGTTACAGGATTTGAAGCGCTGGTCCGGTGGCAACATCCAGAACGGGGACTGATCTCTCCAGCAGAATTTATCCCGGTTGCAGAAGAAACCGGGTTGATTCTATCGATTGGTCGGTGGGTGTTATATGAATCATGCCGGCAGATGAAACAGTGGCAGCAACAGCAACCAACGAATCCACCGTTGACCATCAGTGTGAATATCTCGCGCAAACAGTTCTCTCAGCCTGACCTGATTCAACAAATTGAAACAATCTTGAACGAAACTGGCCTCGATCCCCAATGCTTAAAGTTGGAGATCACTGAAAGCGCCATTATGGAAGATGCAGGTTCAGCAACCAATTTAATGCAACAGATCAAAACATTGGGGGTTCAACTGGTGATGGATGACTTTGGGACTGGTTATTCATCTTTGAGCCATCTACATCTCTTCCCCATTGATACATTAAAGATTGACCCTTCTTTCGTACACAAAGCCGATACGGATCTGGAGAAAGTTGAAATAATTCGTACAGTCATTTCCCTGGCCTGGAACCTGGGAATTGATGTGGTGGCTGAAGGCATTGAAACCAAACGTCAAATGTCTCAATTAAAGCTATTGAAGTGTGATCTGGCTCAAGGATATTTGTTTTCCAAACCCCTAACCCAGGAAGCGGCGACATCGTTCCTTGAGCAGGGGAATGCCTTTTTTGATACCAAACAATAG
- the rimI gene encoding ribosomal protein S18-alanine N-acetyltransferase yields the protein MLFLSLQPLTPIWLPVALELDQCCFGGLWTADGYRREIESPNSELLILTCASSPPPHVCPSAPLLGIGCYWAILEEAHITLLGVIPEYQRQGLGQALFYALLKSACLRGLERATLEVRISNQSALALYQKFGFREAGRRKCYYQDTGEDALVLWRGGLQSPDFGALLQFWWEDTRDRLYRSGWQLAPDWDHQMVKEPGLTW from the coding sequence GTGCTTTTTCTCTCCCTCCAGCCTCTAACTCCAATCTGGTTACCGGTTGCGCTTGAACTTGACCAGTGCTGCTTTGGCGGACTCTGGACCGCAGACGGATATCGACGGGAAATAGAAAGTCCTAACAGTGAGTTGCTCATTCTGACCTGCGCTTCGTCTCCCCCACCCCATGTCTGCCCCTCCGCCCCCCTGCTTGGTATCGGCTGTTACTGGGCTATTCTGGAAGAGGCACACATCACTCTACTGGGGGTGATTCCTGAATATCAGCGCCAGGGGCTGGGGCAGGCTTTATTCTATGCCCTGTTGAAATCCGCCTGTCTGCGGGGACTGGAGCGGGCGACTTTAGAAGTCAGAATTTCTAATCAATCAGCCCTTGCCCTATATCAAAAATTTGGGTTTCGAGAGGCAGGGCGGAGAAAATGCTACTACCAGGATACTGGAGAAGATGCCCTGGTTTTATGGCGGGGCGGATTACAGTCCCCGGATTTTGGAGCGCTCTTGCAGTTCTGGTGGGAAGACACCCGCGATCGCCTGTACCGTTCTGGATGGCAACTGGCTCCCGACTGGGATCACCAAATGGTTAAGGAACCGGGGTTGACTTGGTAA